A portion of the Tachysurus fulvidraco isolate hzauxx_2018 chromosome 8, HZAU_PFXX_2.0, whole genome shotgun sequence genome contains these proteins:
- the ep300a gene encoding histone acetyltransferase p300 isoform X3, translating to MAENVLESGPPSAKRPKLSSPALSASASDGNDFGSLFDLEHDLPDELISSSELGVSNGGDLGQLHTSLGGGGAAVSGLGGVSNAGQDAAAKHKQLSELLRSGAPPIAVQQQQGGSPAGASMGLMGSMKASPGPQNMVPQGQQHMSPQHSNLIQQQQMAGMVGGMNRTMLVPQKGNGQQTGAPTTQQQGMMGGQMMNGTPRMGYPNPSMGSNSNLLAETLQQQAAGTQGGLRAQQPGALNKMGMMGGANTYGGPYNPNAGQNLTGGGLAPQLMNKPSLPNSLAQFNMDKKSPHMPGMPSMAGQQSTAGGAGGAAGMVPNSQGGLGPSTAASVGAGVPPTADPEKRKLIQQQLVLLLHAHKCQRREQANGEIRQCNLPHCRTMKNVLNHMTHCQAGKSCQVAHCASSRQIISHWKNCTRHDCPVCLPLKNAGDKRNQQSLLNTGNVGLGTALGTASGGPHNAPSLNTPGQIDPSSIERAYAALGLTYQGNQASAQPAQQTPRPLGTMGGNPMSVNGAVGVQPQSQSSNLLQDPMLHVNLNAQNLLNDGSGVGNMGSMPVATPAAAAGMRKSWHEDITQDLRNHLVHKLVQAIFPTPDPAALKDRRMENLVAYARKVEGDMYESANSRAEYYHLLAEKIYKIQKELEEKRRMRLQKQGMMPTQPGMPPTGMPQGPPGMGQQGPPTGLPPIFSADGPLSDPLMVRPTGPNQIVNRMQNPAGMNPFNQMQPMGQRSTPPLPLSTPLNQMPMGPTRMAPPNVAQMQNQYHPSGQFQVSSPVVSSGPVGVTQPGPQGGMAQHTPIKTPPSLPTNSPLAQPASVGGVGSGVSMGNLGPNNGVGGPPSSTASQSISLSNCPAVRQSSPSPARSRTPTPHLTPPPSLPGSQTPQPHTPSLPLLNLGASQQQLPQPASNDKAMQLQQPLGGGPSTPNTALVSQHPPTPLSQKGSLPVDGQVATPASVSSSEASSQKVPSDVTATLEPKAEHEEEEDEADEEQSMMGGRTGIKGEIKIEEKREIKKEETSSEICKSIPMETSMAAGEDKKPELKCEPKEEDVASGTPAVVPNKKKIFKPEELRQALMPTLESLYRQDPESLPFRQPVDPSLLGIPDYFDIVKNPMDLSTIKRKLDTGQYQEPWQYVDDIWLMFNNAWLYNRKTSRVYKYCSKLAEVFEQEIDPVMQSLGYCCGRKWEFSPQTLCCYGKQLCTIPRDAAYFSYQNRYHFCEKCFNEIQGESVSLGDDPSQPQTSINKDQFEKKKNDTLDPELFVECMDCGRKMHQICVLHNDTIWPTGFVCSECLKKSNRTRRENKYCAKRLPQTKLGNYLEARVNEFLKRQNHPESGEITVRVVHVSEKVVEVKPGMKSRFVDSGEMPESFPYKSKALFAFEDIDGADVCFFGMHVQEYSSDCPHPNQRRVYISYLDSVHFFQPRSLRTAVYHEILIGYLEYAKRLGFTTGHIWACPPSEGDDYIFHCHPADQKIPKPKRLQEWYKKMLDKAVSERIIHDYKDIFKQATEDRLTSAKELPYFEGDFWPNVLEESIKELEQEEEERKREENSTSIESVDTTKGDSKNAKKKNNKKTSKNKSSLSRANKKKPGMPNVSNDLSQKLYATMEKHKEVFFVIRLMASNSNALPPIMDPDPLMACDLMDGRDAFLTLARDKHLEFSSLRRSKWSSMCMLVELHNQSQDRFVYTCNECKHHVETRFHCTVCEDYDLCITCYNIKGHEHKMEKLGLGLDDESNNQTAASMQSPGDSRRLSIQRCIQSLVHACQCRNANCSLPSCQKMKRVVQHTKGCKRKTNGGCPICKQLIALCCYHAKHCQENKCPVPFCLNIKQKLRQQQLQHRVQQAQMLRRRVASMQRTGQPLTVGNEGLPSPSNNGTTGPGTPTQSTQSPALQPPTQQCPNSVPQPGVAGGPQQQQQQLTGIVQQHIQFQQLPGGGGGMMNSPQQQVVQQQQQPPPPLQPPSVQQLQHPNSLPPYVQRPPGSSTLSQSMGKPGMGPASLPQQQHSVPAQSAFPSQQSSGPPPAALEMALKIQRVAETQRQLAKQKSLQMNQGPGMMAPHTLHQGHQTSNPMGINHPGAGMVGTQGLNPQAQSIIPRVQMEQQQGVVGAGLQQQGGPQNQLSPQVQMPQASQGGPQLQPPQQRGTPGISPQQRLGMLSQMGHAGMVAGQQPQQAVQQQQHQLPQQGQPGVMGMMGGPGGATNPGTGSGGLLQSALQDLLRILRSPSSPLQQQQVLKILRSNPQLMATFVKQRVPKYLGRGGPGAGGAGPAGMESPQINVNTGGSQPGMHLGQGTGMPPTNALQQQQQLQQQQQQLQQQQQQLQQQQQQQLQQQQQQQQLQQQQQQQQQQQQQQLQQQQQQQQQQLQQQQQQQLQQQQQQQLQQQQQQLQQQQLQQRSPMGVNMQQQHGVMQGQGSNMASMSPQFKELMRKHLLQQQLQQQQQQQMGNLSHFQHPQTQQQQGYLGQPGMLPQQPGQAHAGGLPQQQGGPQAGLQQNYSGSMSPQVAAALQQRLQQQQQQQQQNAMGGYQGSDGSSLQQQQLQPPQGGSQSSQSLIQQALHQRLLQQQQQQQQQQHLGGGSPAHHNNPMSPQQPISQSPHLQGQQLSTSLSNQVRSPQPSPRPQSLPPNSSPSPRMQPQPSPHRISPQTGSPHPGHHPPHHTGMVAPPQQPQQPTQQQQTNALDQSPFVSDQNAMLSQLGGMGPLHGQGTNDMLAGNNQDMGTNINHGSLDLM from the exons ATGGCCGAGAACGTTCTGGAGTCTGGCCCGCCTTCAGCCAAGAGGCCTAAACTATCCTCTCCGGCACTTTCTGCCTCCGCCAGCGATGGAAAcg acttTGGTTCACTCTTTGACCTGGAGCATGATCTGCCGGATGAGCTTATCAGCTCCTCTGAGCTAGGTGTGTCGAATGGTGGAGACCTTGGGCAGCTCCACACCagtctgggtggaggtggagcagCAGTCAGTGGACTTGGAGGGGTTAGCAATGCCGGCCAAGATGCAGCTGCTAAACATAAACAACTCTCTGAGCTGCTCCGATCAGGAGCACCACCTATAGCAGTGCAACAGCAGCAAGGAGGAAGTCCAGCTGGGGCATCTATGGGGCTTATGGGTAGCATGAAGGCATCTCCAGGTCCCCAGAACATGGTGCCTCAGGGACAGCAGCACATGTCCCCTCAGCATTCCAACCTGATTCAGCAGCAACAGATGGCAGGGATGGTTGGTGGCATGAATAGAACTATGCTTGTACCTCAGAAAGGTAATGGTCAGCAGACTGGGGCCCCTACAACTCAACAGCAAGGCATGATGGGAGGACAAATGATGAACGGGACTCCCAGAATGGGCTACCCCAATCCAAGCATGGGCAGTAACAGTAACCTTCTGGCAGAGACCCTTCAACAGCAGGCAGCAGGGACCCAAGGTGGACTGAGAGCACAGCAGCCTGGAGCATTAAACAAG ATGGGAATGATGGGTGGTGCAAACACCTATGGAGGCCCTTATAATCCAAATGCAGGTCAGAATCTGACTGGTGGAGGGCTTGCACCACAACTCATGAACAAACCATCTTTACCTAACAGCTTGGCCCAATTCAACATGGATAAAAAATCTCCGCACATGCCAGGCATGCCATCTATG GCTGGACAGCAGTCAACAGCTGGTGGTGCTGGAGGGGCAGCAGGGATGGTACCTAATTCACAGGGAGGGCTTGGTCCATCAACAGCCGCATCAGTAGGAGCAGGAGTTCCTCCAACCGCGGACCCAGAAAAGCGCAAACTCATACAACAGCAGCTGGTTCTCCTGCTTCATGCCCACAAATGCCAGCGGCGGGAGCAAGCTAATGGGGAGATTCGCCAGTGTAACCTGCCACACTGCCGCACTATGAAGAACGTCCTCAACCACATGACACACTGCCAGGCTGGCAAATCCTGCCAGG TGGCACACTGTGCCTCATCGCGACAGATAATCTCACATTGGAAGAACTGTACGCGGCATGACTGCCCTGTTTGTTTGCCACTGAAGAATGCAGGCGATAAGAGAAATCaacagt CCCTATTAAACACCGGTAATGTGGGTTTAGGCACTGCATTGGGTACTGCCTCAGGTGGCCCACACAATGCTCCCAGTCTTAACACTCCAGGTCAGATAGACCCCAGCTCCATTGAGAGAGCCTATGCAGCTCTGGGACTCACTTACCAGGGTAACCAGGCATCTGCTCAGCCTGCCCAACAAACACCTAGGCCACTTGGCACTATGG GTGGGAACCCAATGAGTGTGAATGGGGCTGTTGGTGTCCAACCACAGAGTCAATCATCTAACCTTCTTCAAGATCCTATGCTGCATGTCAACTTAAATGCACAAAA TCTGTTGAATGATGGTAGTGGTGTGGGCAATATGGGCTCTATGCCTGTGGCCACTCCAGCTGCTGCCGCTGGCATGAGAAAGAGCTGGCATGAAGACATCACCCAGGACCTACGGAACCATCTTGTTCACAAACT TGTCCAGGCCATTTTTCCTACCCCAGATCCAGCTGCACTGAAGGACCGGCGTATGGAGAATCTAGTGGCATATGCTCGTAAAGTAGAGGGGGACATGTATGAATCTGCAAACAGCAGG GCAGAGTACTACCACTTGCTAGCAGAGAAGATCTACAAGATACAGAAGGAGCTGGAGGAGAAGCGTCGCATGAGGTTGCAGAAACAGGGCATGATGCCCACTCAGCCTGGAATGCCTCCTACTGGGATGCCGCAAGGACCGCCTGGCATGGGGCAGCAAGGACCACCAACAGGACTTCCTCCAA TTTTCTCTGCAGATGGGCCTCTATCTGATCCATTGATGGTGCGGCCCACTGGACCAAACCAAATTGTGAACAGGATGCAGAACCCTGCTG GAATGAACCCATTTAATCAAATGCAGCCCATGGGACAGAGATCCACTCCTCCTCTTCCACTTAGTACGCCCCTCAACCAG ATGCCAATGGGGCCTACAAGGATGGCACCACCTAATGTTGCACAAATGCAAAATCAGTATCATCCATCTGGCCAGTTTCAAGTTTCAAGTCCAGTGGTTTCTAGTGGGCCGGTTGGTGTGACACAGCCCGGCCCTCAGGGTGGCATGGCTCAG cATACTCCAATTAAGACACCACCATCACTTCCAACCAATAGTCCTTTAGCTCAGCCTGCCTCTGTTGGGGGAGTTGGTAGTGGGGTGTCTATGGGAAATCTAGGCCCTAATAATGGGGTTGGAGGGCCTCCATCATCCACCGCATCCCAGTCGATCAGTCTTTCCAATTGTCCGGCAGTTCGGCAGAGCTCTCCCTCTCCAGCACGTAGCCGCACACCTACTCCACACCTCACACCACCTCCAAGCCTACCAGGTTCACAGACTCCACAGCCTCACACCCCCAGTTTGCCCCTCCTAAACCTGGGTGCCAGTCAGCAGCAGCTACCTCAGCCTGCTAGCAATGATAAAGCCATGCAGCTACAGCAGCCATTAGGAGGGGGTCCATCAACACCAAACACTGCTCTTGTGTCTCAGCATCCACCAACTCCA CTATCTCAGAAAGGCTCTCTGCCAGTAGATGGCCAGGTTGCTACTCCTGCTTCTGTCAGCAGTTCTGAGGCATCATCCCAGAAGGTACCCTCCGATGTTACTGCCACCCTTGAGCCAAAGGCAGAgcatgaggaagaggaggatgaggcAGATGAGGAACAGTCAATGATGGGAGGTAGAACTGGAATCAAAGGAGAGATAAAGATTGAGGAAAAGCGTGAG ATAAAGAAGGAAGAGACATCAAGTGAGATATGTAAAAGTATTCCTATGGAAACATCTATGGCAGCAGGGGAGGACAAAAAACCTGAACTGAAGTGTGAGCCTAAAGAGGAAGATGTTGCTTCCGGCACTCCAGCTGTTGTAcctaataaaaagaaaa TCTTCAAACCTGAGGAGTTGAGACAGGCCCTAATGCCCACCCTGGAGTCTCTCTATCGTCAGGACCCTGAGTCTCTCCCTTTCCGCCAGCCTGTGGATCCATCCCTTTTGGGAATACCT gATTATTTTGACATTGTAAAGAATCCTATGGACTTGTCAACTATAAAACGCAAACTTGACACAGGCCAGTATCAGGAGCCATGGCAGTATGTGGATGACATCTGGCTTATGTTCAACAATGCCTGGCTCTACAACCGCAAGACTTCCCGGGTGTACAAGTACTGCTCCAAACTAGCTGAAGTGTTCGAGCAAGAGATAGACCCTGTCATGCAAAGTCTTGGTTATTGCTGTGGGAGAAAG TGGGAATTCTCTCCTCAAACTCTGTGCTGCTATGGCAAGCAGCTTTGCACTATACCACGAGATGCTGCTTACTTTAGTTACCAGAACAG GTACCACTTCTGTGAGAAGTGCTTCAACGAGATCCAGGGTGAAAGCGTGTCCCTAGGCGATGACCCATCCCAGCCGCAGAC ATCAATTAACAAGGACCAgtttgaaaagaagaagaatgacaCACTTGACCCTGAGTT ATTTGTGGAATGTATGGACTGTGGGCGTAAAATGCATCAGATCTGTGTTCTGCACAATGACACTATTTGGCCTACAGG CTTTGTTTGTAGCGAATGTCTGAAAAAGTCCAACAGAACCCggagagagaataaatattGTGCTAAAA gGCTGCCCCAGACTAAACTGGGCAACTACTTAGAAGCTCGTGTTAATGAATTTCTGAAGCGTCAAAACCACCCAGAATCTGGTGAAATCACTGTTCGTGTTGTCCATGTCTCCGAAAAGGTGGTAGAAGTCAAACCAGGAATGAAATCCAG ATTTGTAGACAGTGGTGAGATGCCAGAGTCCTTCCCATATAAATCAAAAGCTCTGTTTGCCTTTGAGGACATTGACGGTGCAGATGTCTGCTTTTTTGGCATGCATGTACAGGAATACAGCTCAGATTGTCCACACCCTAATCAAAG ACGGGTATACATATCCTACTTGGACAGTGTTCACTTTTTTCAGCCACGGAGTTTAAGAACAGCAGTATACCATGAGATTCTTATTGGGTATCTGGAGTATGCCAAAAGATTAGG GTTTACTACAGGCCATATTTGGGCTTGCCCTCCCAGTGAAGGAGATGACTACATCTTCCACTGCCACCCAGCAGACCAAAAGATACCCAAACCTAAGCGATTACAGGAGTGGTACAAGAAAATGCTGGATAAAGCTGTGTCAGAGCGCATCATACATGATTACAAG GACATCTTCAAGCAAGCAACAGAGGATCGTCTCACTAGTGCCAAAGAGTTGCCTTATTTTGAGGGTGACTTCTGGCCCAATGTGCTTGAAGAGAGCATTAAGGAGTTGgaacaggaggaagaggagagaaaacGGGAGGAGAACAGTACTTCCATTGAAAGTGTAGAT ACTACAAAGGGTGACAGCAAGAACGCcaagaaaaagaacaataaaaagaCGAGCAAGAACAAGAGCAGTCTGAGCCGAGCCAACAAAAAGAAACCAGGGATGCCAAATGTTTCAAATGATCTATCTCAAAAGCTTTATGCCACCATGGAAAAGCATAAAGAG GTTTTCTTTGTCATCCGGCTGATGGCATCCAATTCCAATGCTCTTCCACCAATCATGGACCCTGATCCATTAATGGCATGTGACCTGATGGATGGGCGAGATGCTTTTCTTACACTGGCAAGGGACAAACACCTGGAGTTTTCATCATTGAGGCGGTCCAAATGGAGTTCCATGTGTATGCTAGTAGAGCTGCACAACCAGAGCCAAGATAGATTTGTCTATACATGTAATGAATGCAAACACCATGTTGAAACACGCTTCCACTGCACTGTATGTGAG gATTATGACCTTTGCATCACTTGCTACAATATAAAGGGTCATGAGCACAAGATGGAGAAGCTGGGCCTGGGTCTGGATGATGAGAGTAACAACCAAACTGCTGCATCCATGCAGAGTCCTGGTGACTCACGGCGTCTTAGTATTCAGCGTTGCATTCAGTCCCTTGTACATGCTTGCCAGTGCCGCAATGCCAACTGCTCACTTCCATCCTGTCAGAAGATGAAAAGAGTGGTCCAACACACCAAGGGCTGCAAGCGCAAAACCAATGGAGGTTGCCCTATTTGCAAGCAGCTTATTGCACTTTGCTGTTACCATGCTAAACACTGCCAAGAGAACAAGTGTCCTGTGCCTTTCTGCCTAAACATCAAGCAGAAACTGCGTCAACAGCAGCTCCAACACCGGGTTCAGCAGGCGCAGATGCTTCGGAGAAGGGTTGCTAGCATGCAAAGAACAGGCCAACCACTTACTGTGGGAAATGAAGGGTTGCCATCACCCAGCAACAATGGTACAACTGGCCCTGGGACCCCAACACAAAGTACTCAGTCTCCTGCCTTACAGCCACCCACTCAGCAATGTCCAAATTCTGTTCCCCAGCCTGGGGTTGCAGGTGgtcctcagcagcagcagcagcaacttACAGGAATTGTGCAGCAGCATATTCAATTCCAGCAGCTacctggtggtggtggtgggatgATGAACTCTCCACAGCAACAGGTggttcaacaacaacaacaaccaccaccaccactacagCCACCCTCAGTACAGCAGCTTCAGCATCCCAACAGCCTTCCTCCATATGTGCAGAGACCTCCAGGTTCCTCTACACTTTCTCAGTCTATGGGGAAACCTGGAATGGGCCCAGCCAGTCTGCCACAGCAACAACATTCAGTCCCAGCTCAGTCAGCATTTCCATCACAGCAGTCCTCTGGTCCTCCACCTGCAGCCCTGGAAATGGCCCTGAAGATTCAGCGAGTGGCAGAAACTCAAAGGCAATTGGCAAAACAGAAAAGCCTACAGATGAATCAAGGACCAGGGATGATGGCACCACACACATTGCATCAAGGCCATCAGACCTCAAACCCAATGGGTATAAATCATCCTGGAGCAGGGATGGTGGGGACCCAGGGATTAAACCCCCAGGCACAATCCATTATACCCAGGGTGCAAATGGAGCAACAGCAAGGTGTTGTAGGAGCTGGCCTGCAGCAACAAGGAGGGCCTCAAAATCAACTTTCTCCTCAGGTGCAAATGCCACAAGCTTCACAGGGTGGGCCTCAACTCCAGCCTCCACAGCAGAGGGGAACCCCAGGCATCAGCCCTCAGCAGCGACTTGGAATGTTGAGTCAAATGGGTCATGCAGGAATGGTTGCTGGGCAACAACCACAGCAGGCTGtgcaacaacagcagcatcaGCTTCCCCAACAGGGTCAACCAGGAGTGATGGGTATGATGGGTGGCCCAGGTGGAGCTACAAACCCAGGTACTGGCAGTGGAGGTCTCCTTCAGAGTGCCTTGCAAGACCTTCTTAGAATTCTGCGTTCCCCCAGTTCCCCCCTTCAACAGCAACAGGTCCTGAAAATATTGCGTTCAAATCCTCAACTTATGGCAACGTTTGTTAAGCAGCGTGTGCCGAAATACCTTGGAAGAGGTGGGCCTGGGGCTGGAGGTGCAGGCCCAGCAGGCATGGAAAGCccacaaataaatgtaaatacaggGGGCAGTCAACCAGGTATGCACTTGGGCCAAGGGACCGGGATGCCCCCCACAAACGCTcttcagcagcagcaacaacttcagcagcagcagcaacaacttcagcagcagcagcaacaacttcagcagcagcagcaacaacaacttcagcagcagcagcaacagcaacaacttcagcagcagcagcaacagcagcagcaacaacaacaacaacaacttcagcagcaacaacagcagcagcaacaacaacttcagcagcagcagcaacaacaacttcagcagcagcagcaacaacaacttcagcagcaacagcaacaacttCAGCAACAACAACTTCAGCAGCGTTCACCTATGGGTGTGAATATGCAGCAGCAACATGGTGTTATGCAAGGTCAAGGCTCAAACATGGCAAGTATGTCTCCCCAGTTCAAAGAATTAATGAGGAAACATTTGCTGcagcagcagctgcagcagcagcagcagcagcagatggGAAACCTCAGTCATTTCCAACATCCCCAAACACAACAGCAGCAAGGTTATCTTggccagcctgggatgctgccACAGCAACCAGGTCAAGCTCATGCTGGTGGGCTTCCGCAACAGCAAGGAGGACCGCAGGCTGGGCTGCAACAGAATTATTCTGGATCTATGTCTCCGCAGGTGGCAGCAGCTTTGCAACAGAGgttgcaacaacaacagcagcagcagcagcaaaatgCCATGGGTGGGTACCAAGGAAGTGATGGTAGTTCACTTCAGCAGCAGCAACTACAGCCCCCTCAAGGTGGTTCTCAGTCTTCCCAGTCTCTTATTCAGCAAGCACTGCACCAAAGGCTTCtccaacagcaacagcaacagcaacagcagcagcatctAGGTGGTGGCTCTCCAGCTCATCATAATAATCCCATGAGTCCTCAACAACCAATATCCCAGTCTCCACATTTACAAGGCCAACAACTCTCCACTTCTCTCAGTAACCAAGTGCGGTCACCCCAGCCATCACCGCGACCCCAGTCTCTACCACCGAACTCTAGTCCATCTCCTCGCATGCAACCCCAGCCTTCACCACACCGCATCTCCCCCCAAACAGGCTCTCCACACCCTGGTCATCATCCCCCACATCACA